A stretch of DNA from Cellulomonas xiejunii:
GCCGCCGGTCACACGATCGCCGAGCTGGACCTGCTGCACCGCTTCGGCGCCACGATCTCCCGCGTGCGCCGCGGCGACGTGGACGTGGTCGCCACCGACGACTTCCAGCTCCAGCTGGGGGACCGCGTCCGTGTCATCGCGCCCCGCGAGCGCATGGCCGAGGTCTCGGCGTGGTTCGGCGACTCCTCGCGCGGGCTGTCCGACATCATGCCGGTCGTGCTCGGCGTCGGCATGGCACTGGGGATCCTGCTGGGCACGGCGGCGATCCCGGTCGGCGACAGCGTCTTCAAGATCGGGTCGGCCGCGGGCACGCTCCTCGTCGGACTCGTGCTCGGACGCCTGGGTCGCATCGGTCCGGTCGTCACCGGGATGCCGTACACGGCGGCGCAGGCCATCGCCGAGCTCGGTCTGCTGGTCTTCCTCGCCCAGGCGGGCTCCAAGGCCGGCGCGCAGATCGGTGCTGCCTTCACGTCGGGCGACTGGTTGCGCATCCTCGCGCTCGGCGTGGTCGTCACGGCGGTCGTCGCGGGCGGGCTGTACCTCGTCATGCGGCGGGTGTTCGCGATCGGCGGGACCCGGCTGTCGGGCATCATGGGCGGCGCCCAGACGCAGCCTGCCGTCCTGGCGTTCGCCAACGCGCGCACCGGGTACGACGCGCGCGTCGCGCTCGGCTACGCGCTCGTCTACCCCGCGGCGATGATCACCAAGATCATCGTGGGCCGCATCCTCGGGGGTCTGTGACCTCAGTTGTCCGGGACGTCCGCGGGTGGGGCGCCGTCCGCCGGCACGACGGGGTCGAGCGCCGCGAAGAGCTGCACCCCGGTCCCGAGTCCGCACGCGAGCAGCTGCGCCAGCTGCACGTCGGTGACGCCGGGCTCGAGGTCGGCGGAGACCTCGGCGTACACCGCGAGCATCCCCTCCTCCTCGCGGACGTACGCCTTCGGCCAGATGCGCTCGCGGTTCCAGTCGTTGATTGCCAGCGCGAGGGCCCGGCGCTGCTCCACCGGCAGCGAGCGGTGCCAACGGCCCCGCACCTGCAGGATCTCCTGCTGGTCGCCGAGCAGCAGGAACCAGAACCGGCTGCCGTCCCACGTACCCGTGAGGTCGCCGTCGTCGTCGACGACGAACCGGTAACCGCGTGCCAGGAGGTAGTCGGCGACGCGGTCGCGGGTCAGCGGGCGCGGCGGCTGGTCGTCGAGCGAGTGGCCCTTGGTCGGCTTCGGCAGCCCGCCCAGGACGCGCAGCAGCCAGCCGGGCGTGCTCACGGGGCTGCTCCCGCGGGATCCGGGTAGCGCTCGTCGAGCGCGTCGAACAGCATGCTCCCCGTCGACAGCCCGCAGAACAGGATCTGGCTCAGCTGGGCGTCCGTCGCGCCGTGCTCGAGGTCGGTGGCGACCTCGGCGACGACGTGGACGCGGCCGTTGTCACGCACGCGCACGTACGCCTTGGGCCAGATGCGCTCGGCGTTCCACTCGTTGCACAGGTCGAGCACCTCCTCGAGCCGTTCGATCGCCAGCTCGCGGTGCCACTGGCCGCGGACCTGCAGGATCTCCGCCTGCTGGCCGAACAGGAAGAAGTAGAACAGGCGACCCCGCCACAGGCCACCGAGGTCCCCGTCGTTGTCGATGAAGTACGAGAACTGGTTCTCCGTCATCCAGGACGCGATCCGCGCGGGCGACACGGCGGTGGGGAGCGTGCTCCCGTGCTCGGCCGTGCCCAGCTCGCGGACGAGGAGCTCGGCGACCCGGTCGTGCAGCTCGACGTCGTCGACCTGGGCCGGCGACGCGTCCGCCGCCGGGCGTGCACCGACCCATCGGCGGGCGAGCTGACGGAACCACCCCATGCGCCGACCCTACCTGCCGCCGCCGACGCCCGGCCCGCCGGTCCGGGAGCACCCGGCCGGGCGCGGCGGCGCACCGCAGGTCCCGCTCGCGCCCGACCGGGCGTTACGGTCGGTCCGTGCTCGCCGCCGCCGCCCTCGTCCCGGACACCGTCCTGCTGCTGCCCGGTGCGGCCGGGCGCGGCCCTGACGATCCCGAGCTCGTCGCCCTGCGCTCCGCGGCGGCGACCGCCGTGGCTCGTGCCGTCGAGCGTGCGCCGCGGGTGGTCGTCGTCGCGCCCGGGTCCGTCGACAGGTCGGTGGTCGGTGTGGTCCGTGCGGGAGCGGGTGCGGCGGGCGTGCCCGACCACCTCCTGGCCGACGAGGTCCCGCAGGTGCGGCTGGGGCCGGCACCCGGCGGCCCCCCCGACGTCCCCGGGCCGCCCGGCACCGGCGCGGTCACCGGCCTGCGGCTCGCCCTGGACGCAGGGGTGCCGCCCGAGCGGCTCCACGTCGTCGAGGTGGCGCCGGGTCGCGTCGCCCCGTTGCGGGCGGTCGGCGCGGCGGCCAGCGCCGTCGGGCCCACCGCGCTCGTCGTCGTGGGGTCCGGTGCGGCGAGGCACGGGCAGGACGCGCCGCTGCCGCACGACGAGCGGGCGGCCGGGCTGGAGCACGCACTGCTCGCGGCGTTCCGCGCGGGCGGCGCAGCGGCCCGGGATGCGCTCGCGGGTCTCGACGTCGCGCAGGCGGTGGCCCTCGGGGTGACCGGCTGGGCGCCGTGGCAGGTCCTCGTCGGGGCGCTGGACGCCGGCGGCGCGGAGGTGCCCGCGCCGGAGGTCGTGCACGCCGTGGTGTGGCGCGGTGCGGCGCACGCCGTCGTCGCGTGGCAGGGCGCGTCGTGAGCCTCGTGGTGGCCGTGGTGGGTCCCACGGCGACGGGGAAGTCCGATCTGGCGCTGGACCTCGCGCAGGCGCTGGGTGCCGAGGTCGTCAACACCGACGCGATGCAGCTGTACCGCGGGATGGACGTCGGTACCGCGAAGCTCGCGCCGCACGAGCGGCGGGGAGTGCCGCACCACCTCCTCGACGTGCTCGACCCGCGCGAGGAGGCCTCGGTCGCCGACTACCAGGACACCGCGCGCGGTGTGCTGGCCGATCTGGCCGACCGGCACGTGCGGGCCGTCGCGGTCGGCGGGTCGGGGCTGTACGTGCGCGCCCTGCTCGACCGCATGGAGTTCCCGGGGACGGACCCGGAGCTGAGGGCGACGCTCGAGCAGCGGGTCGAGGAGGAGGGGACCCGGGCCCTGCACGACGAGCTCGCCGCGGCCGACCCCGTGGCGGCCGCGGGCATCGGGCCACGCAACGCCCGGCGCATCGTCCGTGCCCTGGAGGTCATCGCGCTGACGGGCCGGCCGTACTCCGCGAGCCTCCCGCGCCACGAGTACGAGGTACCGGCGGTGCAGATCGGGCTCGACTGCGACCGTGCGACGCTCGACGAGCGCATCGAGCGTCGTGTGGACCGGATGTGGGACCAGGGGCTCCTCGAGGAGGTCCGGCGGCTCGCGGAGCACGGGATGGGGCGCACCGCGTCGCGCGCGGTCGGCTACGCGCAGGCCCTCGCGCAGCTGGAGGGCGCCCTCGCGGCGGACGCCGCCCGGGCCGCGACGGCCGCCGGTACGCGGCGTCTGGCCCGCAAGCAGATGGGCTGGTTCGGTCGCGACCCGCGGGTGCACTGGCTCGACGCGCAGGACCCGGACCTCGTCCCCCGGGCGCTCGACCTCGTGGCCGCCGCCGACGCCGGTCGGCTGCCGCACCCGGACCCGGGCGCGGTCGTGCGCCGTACGCTGGGCTCGTGACCACCCCGACCGTCCCGAGCCCCGTCGCGACCGCCGGTGCGCCGTCGGCCGACGGCACACGCGCGCGCACGCTCGCGGTGACCAAGGGCCACGGCACGCAGAACGACTTCGTGCTCCTCGACGACCGTGACGGCGAGCTCGAGCTGACGCCGGCGCTGGTCCGGCAGCTGTGCGACAGACGTGCAGGGCTGGGCGCGGACGGCGTGATCCGTCTGGTCGCGACGCAGCGGCTCGGCGAGGCGTCCGCCGCGGCGCCGGGCACGACGTGGTTCATGGACTACCGCAACGCCGACGGCTCGGTCGCGCAGATGTGCGGCAACGGTGTCCGCGTCTTCGCGCGGTACGCGCACCGCCTGGGCCTGTGGGACCCGGCGACGGGGCCGTTGGACGTCGGGACGCGGGCGGGTGTGCGGACCGTCGTGACCACGCGTGCCGAGAGCGGAGACGGGCCCTGGTTCACTGTCGGGATGGGCGCGGTCGTGCTGCCGGCGGGCGCGGCGGCGCTCGCGTCGGGCGGTGACGCGCAGGTCGACGTCGCCGGTCTGGCCGTGACGCGGCCCGGGCTGTCCGTGGACGTGGGCAACCCGCACACGGTCGTCGTGCTCGCGCAGGAGTCGGACCTGGACGCGGTCGACCTGACCGTGCCGCCCGTCGTCGAGCCCGTCCCCGTCGACGGCACGAACGTCGAGCTCGTGGTGCCCCTGGGGGAGATGACGTCCGCCGACGGTCGCGTGACGGGACGCATCCGCATGCGGGTGCACGAGCGCGGTGTGGGCGAGACCCGCTCGTGCGGCACGGGTGCCGTGGCCGCTGCCGCCGCCGTGCGCGCGTGGGGCGGGCCGCAGGCTCCCGACGTGTGGCTCGTCGACGTCCCGGGCGGCACCGTGCGCGTCACGCTGCACGCGGACGGCCGGGCCGACCTCGCCGGACCGGCCGTGCTCGTGGCCGACGCCACCGTGGACCTGGCGGCGCTGCCCGCGTGACCGTGACGCTCACGGCGGACCAGGTCGGCGTCCCGCTGGGGGAACGGGCGACCCTCCTGCAGGTGTCGAGCGCGTTCTGCACACCGTGCCGCGCGGCGCACCGGGTGCTCGCGCGCGTCGCGGACGCCGTGCCGGGCGTGCGGCACGTGGACGTCGACGTGGCCGACGCGCCCGCGCTCGCGGCTGCCCTCGAGGTCACGACGACGCCGACGGTCGTGGTCCTCGACGCCGCGGGCAGGGTGGTCGTGCGGGCGCAGGGCGTGCCGACGCCGACTCAGGTGATCGGGGCGCTGGCGCGCGCGGTCCCCACGGACGGTGCGTCGTCCGGACGCTCGGTGGTCGGGACGCCGACGCGGGGGGCGACGGCCGCGGCACCCAGCGCGAGGACCGCCGTGACGGCGAAGGCCAGCACGAACGGGCCCGCGTCGGTGTAGCCCTCGTCGCCGCCCGCGGCGACGAACACGACACCCGTCAGCGCGAGCGCGAGGGCGGCACCGACCGAGTCGGCGATCGAGTTGGCCGCGCTGTTGCGGCCCTGGTCCCGCGGTGCGGACCAGCCCAGCAGCAGCACGTTCAGCCGCGACGACCCGATCCCCATGCCGGCTCCCGAGGCCGTCCAGACGACGACGAGCGCCCAGGCCGGCAGGCCGAGCACCGTCACGGCGGCCGCACCTGCGACACCCACGAGCACGAGGACGGTCCCGATGCGCACGGCGGTGCGGCTGCGGAGCCGACCCCCGAGCCGGCCCTGCACGACCGAGGCGCCCGACCACGCGAGCGCTGCCGTCGACAGGCCCAGCCCGCTCGCGGTCGTGCCCCAGCCGTCGCGCTCCACCAGCAGGTACGGCACGTACACCTGCGCCCCGAAGAACGCTCCCGACAGCAGCAGGCGCGTGGTGATGACGCCCGGCAGACCCAGGCCCGCGCGCAGGGCGCCTCGGGGCAGGAGCGGTCGGGCGGCAGCGAGCGCGACGAGCACAGCCGTGACCGCGACGACGTGGGACCAGGGCGGTGGCAGCTGCGCCGCGAGGTTGAGCGCGAGGACCGCGACCGCGACGAGCACGGACCAGCCGACCCGGCGCAGCGCGTCGTCCGGCTCGCGGTCCGACCGCGGACCGACGTCCTCCTGGACGACGGGACCGAGCCCGCGGACCGTCCCGAGCAGGGGGACCGCGGCGGGCACCACCAGGACCGCGACGCCCAGGAACACCCAGCGCCACCCGGCGACGTCCGCCACGAGGCCCGCGAGCGACGGACCCACCACCGAGGGCAGCACCCACGCGGTCGAGAACCAGGCGAACACCCGGGGGTGCAGCACCGGGGGGTAGGCGCGCGCGACGGCCACGAGCAGCGTGACGTTGACGACCCCGCCCCCCAGTCCCTGGGCCAGGCGCCCGACCACGAGGACCGGCATGTGGGCGGCGGAGCCGGCGACGAGCAGACCGACGACGAACAGCGCGACGCCGGCTGCGAAGGGCGCAGCAGGCCCGCGTCGGTCCGACCACGCCCCGGCCACCACCATGCCGACGACGCCGGTCGCCAGGGGGCCGGCGAACGCGAACGCGTACAGGGTGCGTCCGTCGAGGACGTCGGCGACCTGCGGCATCACGGTCGTGACGGCGAACGACTCGAACGCCACGAGGACGACGAGCGCGAACATCGCGTACGCGGTCGTGCGCCGCGCGCGCCACATCGCGTCGGGCGAGGTGCCGTCCGTGCGGGGGGTCATGGTGCGAACCGCAGCACGCGGAACCCCTTGGCGCTCGCCTCACGCGTCGTG
This window harbors:
- a CDS encoding YbjN domain-containing protein, whose translation is MSTPGWLLRVLGGLPKPTKGHSLDDQPPRPLTRDRVADYLLARGYRFVVDDDGDLTGTWDGSRFWFLLLGDQQEILQVRGRWHRSLPVEQRRALALAINDWNRERIWPKAYVREEEGMLAVYAEVSADLEPGVTDVQLAQLLACGLGTGVQLFAALDPVVPADGAPPADVPDN
- a CDS encoding YbjN domain-containing protein, with the translated sequence MGWFRQLARRWVGARPAADASPAQVDDVELHDRVAELLVRELGTAEHGSTLPTAVSPARIASWMTENQFSYFIDNDGDLGGLWRGRLFYFFLFGQQAEILQVRGQWHRELAIERLEEVLDLCNEWNAERIWPKAYVRVRDNGRVHVVAEVATDLEHGATDAQLSQILFCGLSTGSMLFDALDERYPDPAGAAP
- the miaA gene encoding tRNA (adenosine(37)-N6)-dimethylallyltransferase MiaA; amino-acid sequence: MSLVVAVVGPTATGKSDLALDLAQALGAEVVNTDAMQLYRGMDVGTAKLAPHERRGVPHHLLDVLDPREEASVADYQDTARGVLADLADRHVRAVAVGGSGLYVRALLDRMEFPGTDPELRATLEQRVEEEGTRALHDELAAADPVAAAGIGPRNARRIVRALEVIALTGRPYSASLPRHEYEVPAVQIGLDCDRATLDERIERRVDRMWDQGLLEEVRRLAEHGMGRTASRAVGYAQALAQLEGALAADAARAATAAGTRRLARKQMGWFGRDPRVHWLDAQDPDLVPRALDLVAAADAGRLPHPDPGAVVRRTLGS
- the dapF gene encoding diaminopimelate epimerase; protein product: MTTPTVPSPVATAGAPSADGTRARTLAVTKGHGTQNDFVLLDDRDGELELTPALVRQLCDRRAGLGADGVIRLVATQRLGEASAAAPGTTWFMDYRNADGSVAQMCGNGVRVFARYAHRLGLWDPATGPLDVGTRAGVRTVVTTRAESGDGPWFTVGMGAVVLPAGAAALASGGDAQVDVAGLAVTRPGLSVDVGNPHTVVVLAQESDLDAVDLTVPPVVEPVPVDGTNVELVVPLGEMTSADGRVTGRIRMRVHERGVGETRSCGTGAVAAAAAVRAWGGPQAPDVWLVDVPGGTVRVTLHADGRADLAGPAVLVADATVDLAALPA
- a CDS encoding MFS transporter; the encoded protein is MTPRTDGTSPDAMWRARRTTAYAMFALVVLVAFESFAVTTVMPQVADVLDGRTLYAFAFAGPLATGVVGMVVAGAWSDRRGPAAPFAAGVALFVVGLLVAGSAAHMPVLVVGRLAQGLGGGVVNVTLLVAVARAYPPVLHPRVFAWFSTAWVLPSVVGPSLAGLVADVAGWRWVFLGVAVLVVPAAVPLLGTVRGLGPVVQEDVGPRSDREPDDALRRVGWSVLVAVAVLALNLAAQLPPPWSHVVAVTAVLVALAAARPLLPRGALRAGLGLPGVITTRLLLSGAFFGAQVYVPYLLVERDGWGTTASGLGLSTAALAWSGASVVQGRLGGRLRSRTAVRIGTVLVLVGVAGAAAVTVLGLPAWALVVVWTASGAGMGIGSSRLNVLLLGWSAPRDQGRNSAANSIADSVGAALALALTGVVFVAAGGDEGYTDAGPFVLAFAVTAVLALGAAAVAPRVGVPTTERPDDAPSVGTARASAPIT